aaaaaaaaatgaaaacaaattcttttaattttaaaaataatgaagaaatttttatataattttaaaaataatgcaaaattttcctttttaaagtttaaaattaggattgaattgaacaaaattaacataACTTTAAACcaacttgaaaaaaaaacaatgaaaattgggattaaattaaatataagacaCGTGACACTAACCGATTAAACACATGATACTGACATTATCACATGACATACTATTGATTTGACATGtggataactttttttaaaattaagaaaatttttaaaacaattaaaaaaagacaTGTGACGTACACGTTTCATCTCCCGTTAATAGTGTAGAAATAGATTGGCCTTGTTTCCCGACCAAGAGGGAGATGAATTGGTTTtgtattataaaaattgatCTTTTAAAAACCTTTTGAAAATCTCTGAGTCTTCCTTGAAATACAAGCAAATAAAGAATGTAATAAATGAAAGAGATAAAGAATAGAAAGAACCACACTAAGGTTTATACTGGTTCCGCTtcaatgcctacatctagtctctttcaatcaacctgGGATTGAAAGCACATGCACTATATAGATTGAGTTTTACAAGAAGCAATACAAAGACACTCTCTCAATGTATCCTTCTCTCTAAGTCCAAATCTACTGTAGTCAAACACATATATGAAATGCATGACAAAGCAATATCATACAGTACTAGAGCTAGTAGAAAGTGGCATAACCTCCACTTCGATCTTCTTTTCTTcgattcatttttttctttccattttggggtctaaacaattaaagaaaaaaataaaaggcatGGACGTTTCCTTCAAATAATAAAGCTGACAATAAACTCaagcatattaaaaaatatgacatGACTAAGATTCAAATctacaacaaaaatattatgaagATTCAACAAAGGACcttaaacacaaacaaaataatacaataatcaGTTACCTCTACAGACAATATAAACATTAATGGAAGACATCAGCAAGGTGGAAGCCAAAGCAGGAAACTCGATGTTCTGCAAAATGGATAGAGTTACGATTGTCATATATCATTCCATTTTCTCGACGGCAACTGTGACCTATTTCTGGAGTTGTATTCTCTTATCCCTTATTGGCAAGTCAATGGGCTTTTGTGCCGCATGTGGATGATCGGGGCCCTTGTAAACCTTCAGGTGGGTGAATAGTCTCCTGCCAAGCTAAATAAAACAAGCAACCCTTGATTATAGTCGATTCAACGAAAAACTGAGCATTATTTTCacagaaataaataaatcaaagagCATATAGCACATGAAGTTAACCATCCTTAGAAGATAAAATTACCAACGCAAGAGTTTTCCAGTCCTGAAATATAGGAACAccagaaaaatgactcttgcGTTGAACAGCGCAAAAAGAAAATCATGTCCCAAAGCATGATCATGAGTATAGTCTGTCCTTCAAAATATCCACGCATTCCTTTCAACACAAAAATCTTCGGCTAATTTACAATCCTGGGATTCACTTCATTCTTCACCACTAAATTCTTCCATCAATTATGGGGCTGAATCTTACATGTGGAATGTCATGAAAACTAATCACCCAATTTAGAATTGTTACTATCTCTACAATTACCATACAACAACAAGTCGGTTTAACATTTCTACTTCCGATATGGGCATGTCTTAGAAAAATATTCAACCACACTTGAACTTACCCTCCCTTTTGGAAGCATGCCCCGAACAGCATGTTCAATAATTCTTTCAGGAATTCTGTTTTGCAGCTGAGCAAATGTCTCCACCGTCATACCACCAGGTCTTCCAGAGTGTCTTCTATAAAGCTTTTGAGTCCTCTTTTTCCCAGATACAGCAATCTTTTCAGCATTTACCTTTCGAGCCCcaagttaaataataaacagATTCAGACTTGGTATGGCATCACAAAACTTTATATGTAAGTAGCACATGTCCTTCACTCATCAataggaaaagaagaaaatataatcaGATACATTCTTATTACTTAAACCTTCTCCATAAGGTTCAGGCTGCCTAACACAGACAATCGTGTGAAAAGTGAGAAACCAAGCAGTAATGTTATCATTAATATAGAATATTTTCATAAAGGAGATCGTGTTTCCTTAATAtaccttttcatttttcttctagAAAAACTGTTTATCAACGAAATTTGAAAACTGTTCTTGGATCATAAGTTGTCCTCAAGATTATATAATTGAAATCAAACATCAACTGCAATATTGCATAAAAACtgtgttgaatatagtgaaaacaaagtatgagattaatctctcttGGGTTCAATATACACATAGAGTTtcctatttataataaaagaaatatggactaagtccaaaatatagataagaaataataaccaactaactaagataaaagataaagataatatatctaacaaactATTTACAATATAGGGATATTGGAAAATTTAAATGCAGAAGAATCCCTATCTTCATATTTACATAATGGAATGATAATTAACtgattatataaaagaataatgcTTTTGCAGCAATTTAAACAATCCAAAAATCATGTACTCAAACATAAAATGATTAAGTGCAGCTTAATCAAGATTTTTCCAAATATGATGCAAAAAACAATACATTGATTACAGCTAAAGTTGAGAACcaatatacaaaaaatatataatttaattgaagGTGCTGTCAAATAGAAGATTATTACAGAAATAGAGCTAAAAATGATAACGTTAACTTAATAAAACATGATATCAGTTGCATGTAATTCATTTTTGTTGTTCCCTACTATTGCGAAAAACCCAAGTCTTGTATCAGTTTTATGCCATAATATAGTGTATAAGTGGAAATTAATGTTATCTTACAAGTTAGTTTTGTGTAACTATGCTAGGTTCAAATTTGGAGATAAAAGGATGATTTAGTGATAAAGTTGGAAACAAATACTAACTAACATTgccgataaaaaaaaaatgttaggtTCAAATTCAAATCATAAGGCCTACcatttaaaagaaagataaaaatgtaataaactCCTGGCAACTATTGGTCAATTCCAAAAACCCCAATGGatgtttctctttctccttctgaAATACCAAGTATCCAAGAGACTATACTTACTCCTTCGCAAAATTCCTATTCCAAATCTACAACTTCCCCTCCTAATCTTTCTATACATACCCTGTTCTAGCTAATTAACAAAGGGTTTATACAATTGAAGTAGTACTTCCATTGCCACTCACAAACAGACAGGTAGAATGCATAAATATAATCATAACTACATGAGAAATAACCTATGCAGAGCTACATACCACAATTACAAATGCACCCATGTCCACACTGGGTGTGTAGGTTGCTAAGTTTTTCCCTCGGATGTGAATAGCAATTGTAGAAGCTAATCTTCCAAGAACTTTATCTGTAGCGTCAACAACATACCATGTTTTCTCTGTATTTACATGATCTGCAGCTTTTGGATACCAGCTCTTGTTCCAAATGTCCTGCAATTTATTTTTTGGTTGGGGAGTTCAAATTCacccaacaaaataaaaaacatcaaTAAAGTTAAAAATCTTTAAAGACAACAACACGTACAAAAATTGCATTCAGACACTTAAATTTAACATCAGTATTCTTTTGAAATTCATAACAAACACTAGAATCCACCTTCAAACTAACTTCAATAGAAAAACTGACGTAAAGATTAAAAACCacttaaagaattaaaaaagaaaataaaatgaaaacaaaaagaataaatggTCAATTTAGTTCCTAAAATTGTAATTGACAGTCACATTAATCCTTACTATTAACCAAATCAAAAAATCTCCCCAACTATAACCCACCACTCATTTTAGGTGACTTTAgtgataatattaaaatctgCTCAGGGACCGAAATGACGATGAGTAATTAATTTAgagacttaaataaaaaaaaagttacaatttaattaaaactaagCACTAAATCaacagagaaaaatatataagaatttaGTTAAACTTAGCGACTACCTATTAAAGGTATGTTTGGATGAGCTATTCTACCAAAGTTCCtccaaataaaatgaaattgacttcttcataagtttaaaaaaaaaaaaacaacggTTGCATTGTACCGGGCCTTTGAATCGGGGTTCGGGCTCGACGCAGGCGAAACGCGGGTCTTCGACTGGGGCAGGTGTGGTAGATTCCTGTTGACAACGGATACGGGAATTTGAGGGTAAAAGGGTTCGAACAGAAGAAGTTAATGTAAGCTTTGGAAGTGACAATTGGAAGCCTCCAAAGGAAGATTTTGTAGAGGCTGCGACCACGTTCTTGTGGGAAAGTAACGGAGTTACAGAAGTTGAACCACACAGCAGCGCCATTGTCTCGCTTTATCGCTCTATCTCTTTCGCTATATGGCTTCCTTCAGTGTTTCTTTTGTTTGGATAACGTTTAGCGATTGAGCGATATGGGACTAGGAGATATAAGTTATTTCTAGGTTAAAATATGTATAGTCAGTTTTTAGTGTAATATACTTTTGgctttcattattattacaattattcTAGTTACAAAATTCGGAGTGAATTAccttaaactaaaaatatatttaaacttcaaaatttaataataagatcttaattttaaaatttaaaaatacgtttatttttttatattgactATTTCGAAAGtaaaaatgactttgaaaaattattttaattcatcaaatttagaatttaggaactgaaagatttttttaaaaaattaagagacTGAACCTTCCTTTTTAgttggagagaaaaaaaactaatttaaccTCAAATATTTAAGACAAAGTAACAATTAAACGTATGctttttcatttgtttcttCTTAAAAGTTTGTATTAAGTTTTGtagtttgaaatttgaaatttttgttcTCAATCGAACTTCAACCACTACGAGAATCGTTTATCCTCTTAAATGGGTaagttgaatttgttttatgttttatagtGTTACTAAATTGAAGTCCAACTCTTAGTTGGTTTGGGGGAGAAGATTAAAGCACAAAGATTTATTAtacttttctatttattataaataattggatgtgatatgattaattaaaaagtCATCCCCTGAATATTTTTTACAAGAaagtttgtaaatatttattaattttgattaagtGTTGTTAAACAAGGTAAATACAACTATTTTTCATTTGCAAGATGatagattttaattatataaaaaaatggacAATTAGCACATTGTgatttctttaaatttgtttggaaGTAAAGTTGTGGAGATCATTCTTtgtaaatattatgtaaaaagtTATAGTAACTCAAGTGCTCtactttatattaatatacatattcttgattgataaaaaaaaattatacgtTGTGTTCTCTTAGGTAATTTGAAAAGTAATGTCTTAGTCAAAGGTACACTTAGTTTTTTAATCTCATGTTGTACTTAATGAAAttctttatgaaattatttttgttttgtaggaaatGTTTTTGTCTTCACATCTACCAAAAAGATTTTATAAAACTTATGTCAacattaaatatcttttaaagaTACATGAAAGGTGTTTCATGCCAATGTATATCTTGACACTTTACAATGTTATTTGTCACGTATGATCCTATGCTTTATTCTAGATTAGGGGAAATTTCTCTCAGCTAAGTTTGACAAGTCATGTCAATTAccataatgttattttttaaaaaatatataaacatttaatgTTATGTGATCTGTATGTAATATGCATCTTTACATGCTACCTAGATAAAGGAATACTTGAAGATAAAGATTTAAAGTGTGAAGCTTCTCAAGGGAAAAAAAAGGATTTACAAGGGCCAATTTTCATAACTTCCTATATAAAGTAGTCtttcaaaaagaataaaaacaagtGATCAACAGTGTCAAAACGCCATTAATTTTGTTGCTCAAAGCTTCTCTTCCCTTAAT
The Vigna angularis cultivar LongXiaoDou No.4 chromosome 5, ASM1680809v1, whole genome shotgun sequence genome window above contains:
- the LOC108339021 gene encoding 50S ribosomal protein L13, chloroplastic encodes the protein MALLCGSTSVTPLLSHKNVVAASTKSSFGGFQLSLPKLTLTSSVRTLLPSNSRIRCQQESTTPAPVEDPRFACVEPEPRFKGPDIWNKSWYPKAADHVNTEKTWYVVDATDKVLGRLASTIAIHIRGKNLATYTPSVDMGAFVIVVNAEKIAVSGKKRTQKLYRRHSGRPGGMTVETFAQLQNRIPERIIEHAVRGMLPKGRLGRRLFTHLKVYKGPDHPHAAQKPIDLPIRDKRIQLQK